A single genomic interval of Pyrus communis chromosome 5, drPyrComm1.1, whole genome shotgun sequence harbors:
- the LOC137733615 gene encoding ASI1-immunoprecipitated protein 2-like isoform X1, whose protein sequence is MIFRGLCSPYFKENRLLNFGFFVDHPAIIQAPICKCGVVFGRCVQRGTDGGDDEVSSQSVKAFGKHSIGGKVHISGECGACKVCSAPCSSCLHLNRSFMGSKADEFSDETCRVNAASQYSINVGDASSSFKRKACDSLQHTTSETSNLLSVNSSHDSLSENAESKATMRSSDTSVEVHDDNISCISRANDANQAVSNHNRNVEWKNLSCSLASGKAHKSVMSDTVKAGDSGDSTEKGKLPEFFGHVDSSFKNKSDIIVGQKVVSYKSLVVPTKLCPKTEVESNGQDPKDDASKSLDHGKKDVKPSELVEVADMQPLQSASGDDSDESDIVEHDVKVCDICGDAGREDMLAMCSRCSDGAEHIYCMRKMLRRVPKGPWLCEECKFAEETDNQKQGSDVEVKRMEKVITSTQISNKRLAESVEMAPSVKRQALEMRVGSPKASSPKRMGALSRESSFKSLDKDRLRSAYPISQSTNDISETARSPSNGLRAKGTFSKSNSFNTLISKPKVKLVDEVVPQKQKGSKEHASLDMKERVVSRMMGRSMSFKSASSGRSNVSETKVKMLSSKFSHVPDLKGLKQAKEWSTVERKNLSKLDRPKANLITASPIFSTPKSDLASRGETSLLSSVSNREPKVALPDGKLSTSSKSNLTRKGVDAQVASGGGSSMNGMSSSASEQRSNQVSSKDESLSSYSGTVETSRFNLDGTLEDVLPQSGEMADQDDKARESSVRCRPAVVASPKFKERGNNTEFGGAGISQTSGTDACAPRSSREEMQRGNRLKDAIHAALLRKPEIYRKNRVVDQSDELSTSNMDLSYEVATQEQSPDGHAILGTSPSDSYNNTTVNNLKQLTGQPIDSGFPSKVADSFSVVHSQGKPTVKDFHNHALGAMSVLVKTTAIPEYEYIWQGSFEVQRGGNFLDLCGGVQAHLSTCASPKVLEVVNKFPHKIPLNEVPRPSVWPSQFHQSGAKEDNIALYFFAKDLDSYERHYKSLLDAMVKNDLALKGNFDGVELLIFPSNQLPEKSQRWNMLFFLWGVFRTMRVHCLDFTETCVPSSRNSFNKAPTDAMTLSESENICIPKHMDESSPSDRSCDVPCASKARLHMGPTVSKDRENKDTYPEEVRSGSKVNLVVQDCRLDSNTTNNTGLSEGVECITSCLQESCIQESRVGTEIKSFIPTTGSNSSNKGENRQVHWVTSVEREDTDSVEIRPVSHQEVAVAGSVGQERFPDRKKRVGITRGVEEVILDRVNMDKADFKQERELGRDRGYKEPEAARVNSCQPSDRKHPDIPISDRTTSAASQEMPWNEVNITQMDAKIGSKKPKIGSSGFDSCSTSRGTSTVVEEKRCFEACEEKVIPEDLGNTERYFFPLDSRHVHHFGPVDHSVPWKNFSSGYEDKSREGFPSLELALGGETKPQNKGMLPFFVGSADKKDNNQDEPLEAAVVDEKDDDVSASLSLSLSFPFPDKEQPGKPVSKPEQLLPERHHVNTSLLLFGRLPDK, encoded by the exons ATGATATTCAGAGGACTATG TAGCCCTTAtttcaaagaaaataggctattAAACTTCGGGTTTTTTGTTGACCATCCGGCGATCATTCAG GCACCAATCTGTAAATGTGGGGTGGTGTTTGGTAGATGTGTTCAGCGTGGCACTGATGGTGGTGATGACGAG GTGTCATCTCAATCTGTAAAAGCGTTTGGTAAGCATTCCATAGGTGGGAAAGTTCATATTAGTGGCGAGTGTGGTGCTTGTAAAGTGTGCTCTGCTCCCTGTTCATCTTGTCTGCATCTTAATAGATCATTTATGGGGTCAAAGGCTGATGAATTTTCTGATGAAACCTGTCGTGTTAATGCGGCTAGTCAATATTCTATCAATGTGGGagatgcttcatcttcttttaagAGAAAAGCATGTGACAGTTTACAACATACCACCAGTGAGACTAGTAACCTGCTTAGTGTTAATTCAAGTCATGATTCTTTGTCTGAAAATGCTGAAAGCAAAGCAACCATGAGGTCTTCTGATACATCTGTTGAAGTCCATGATGATAACATTTCATGTATAAGTAGAGCCAATGATGCAAATCAAGCAGTCAGTAACCATAACAGGAATGTAGAATGGAAGAATTTGTCTTGTAGTTTAGCTTCTGGAAAGGCACATAAGTCAGTCATGTCGGACACAGTAAAAGCTGGAGATTCTGGTGATAGCACAGAAAAG GGAAAACTGCCAGAATTTTTTGGACATGTGGATTCATCATTTAAGAATAAGTCGGATATTATTGTTGGCCAGAAAGTTGTTTCTTATAAAAGTTTAGTGGTCCCTACAAAATTATGTCCAAAGACAGAAGTAGAGAGTAATGGACAAGACCCAAAAGATGATGCTTCAAAGAGTTTGGATCACGGTAAGAAAGATGTTAAGCCTAGTGAGTTGGTTGAAGTAGCTGACATGCAGCCCTTGCAATCTGCATCTGGGGATGACAGTGATGAATCGGACATTGTGGAGCATGAT GTAAAAGTATGTGATATTTGTGGGGATGCAGGCCGCGAAGATATGCTTGCCATGTGTAGTAGGTGCAGCGATGGTGCAGAACACAT CTATTGTATGCGAAAAATGCTTCGGAGAGTTCCTAAAGGTCCATGGCTGTGTGAGGAATGCAAGTTTGCCGAGGAAACCGATAACCAGAAGCAAG GTTCAGATGTGGAGGTGAAAAGAATGGAGAAAGTGATTACAAGTACACAAATCTCTAACAAGAGACTTGCAGAAAGCGTAGAAATGGCTCCTTCTGTGAAAAGGCAGGCTCTTGAAATGCGTGTGGGATCACCAAAAGCATCTAGCCCTAAGAGAATGGGTGCTTTATCACGCGAATCTTCATTCAAAAGCTTAGATAAGGACAGGTTGAGGTCAGCTTATCCGATTTCTCAGTCTACTAATGATATATCAGAAACTGCACGTTCTCCTTCAAACGGTTTACGGGCCAAGG GTACATTTTCAAAGTCAAATTCGTTCAACACCTTAATCTCTAAACCAAAAGTCAAACTTGTAGATGAAGTTGTTCCTCAAAAGCAAAAGGGGTCTAAAGAACATGCTTCCCTTGATATGAAGGAGAGGGTGGTGTCCAGAATGATGGGCAGATCTATGTCTTTCAAATCTGCTAGCTCAGGGCGTTCAAATGTGTCTGAAACAAAAGTTAAAATGCTCTCGTCAAAATTTAGCCATGTTCCAGATCTTAAAggattgaaacaagcaaaaGAGTGGAGCacagttgaaagaaaaaatttgtCCAAACTAGACCGCCCCAAGGCTAATTTGATAACAGCTAGTCCTATTTTCTCAACTCCTAAGAGTGACCTTGCATCTCGTGGTGAGACTAGTTTGCTTTCATCTGTGAGCAATCGAGAGCCAAAGGTTGCACTGCCTGATGGAAAATTAAGTACTTCATCAAAATCTAATCTTACTCGTAAAGGTGTTGACGCTCAAGTTGCTTCAG GTGGAGGTTCATCTATGAATGGAATGTCTAGTTCTGCTTCTGAACAAAGGTCAAACCAGGTTAGCTCTAAGGATGAATCCTTATCCAGCTATTCTGGGACCGTTGAGACATCACGCTTTAATTTAGATGGAACATTAGAAGATGTGTTACCACAATCAGGGGAAATGGCAGATCAGGATGATAAGGCCAGGGAGAGCTCTGTTCGCTGTAGGCCTGCTGTTGTAGCTagtccaaaatttaaagagAGAGGTAATAACACGGAATTTGGCGGAGCTGGAATTTCACAAACTTCTGGTACTGATGCTTGTGCTCCTAGAAGTTCTAGGGAGGAGATGCAGAGAGGTAATAGGTTGAAAGATGCTATTCATGCAGCTTTGCTTCGAAAGCCTGAAATATACAGAAAGAACAGAGTGGTCGATCAATCTGACGAGTTGTCCACGTCGAACATGGACTTAAGTTATGAAGTAGCTACTCAAGAGCAGTCACCTGATGGTCATGCAATCCTTGGGACTTCTCCTTCTGACTCTTACAATAATACAACTGTCAATAATTTAAAGCAGCTTACAGGGCAGCCCATTGATTCTGGGTTCCCTTCCAAAGTGGCAGACTCTTTTTCTGTTGTTCATTCTCAGGGCAAGCCTACAGTGAAAGATTTTCATAATCATGCTTTAGGGGCAATGTCTGTTCTTGTGAAGACAACAGCCATTCCAGAATATGAATACATCTGGCA GGGGAGTTTTGAAGTGCAGAGAGGTGGaaattttctggatttatgTGGTGGAGTTCAAGCTCACTTGTCAACTTGTGCATCGCCAAAGGTCCTTGAAGTGGTAAACAAATTTCCGCACAAAATTCCTCTGAATGAAGTTCCTCGCCCGAGTGTATGGCCATCACAGTTTCATCAAAGTGGTGCTAAAGAAGATAATATTGCACTTTATTTCTTTGCCAAAGATCTTGATAG TTACGAAAGACACTACAAGAGCCTGTTGGATGCTATGGTCAAGAATGATCTCGCCCTCAAAGGGAATTTTGATGGTGTTGAACTTCTGATATTCCCATCCAATCAGCTTCCTGAGAAATCACAAC GTTGGAATATGCTATTTTTCCTTTGGGGTGTGTTCAGGACAATGAGGGTGCATTGTTTAGATTTTACCGAGACATGTGTTCCCAGCTCGAGAAACTCATTCAATAAAGCTCCTACTGATGCCATGACTTTGTCTGAGAGTGAGAACATATGTATACCTAAGCATATGGATGAATCTTCTCCTTCTGACAGATCTTGTGATGTTCCCTGTGCTTCCAAGGCGCGTCTGCATATGGGCCCCACAGTTAGTAAGGATCGTGAGAACAAAGATACTTATCCTGAAGAGGTGCGTTCAGGTTCAAAAGTGAACTTGGTGGTACAGGATTGTAGACTTGATTCCAACACAACAAACAATACTGGCTTGTCTGAGGGAGTTGAATGCATCACTTCTTGCCTG CAGGAAAGTTGTATTCAAGAGAGCAGAGTTGGCACAGAAATTAAATCTTTTATTCCAACAACTGGGTCAAATAGCTCTAACAAAGGTGAGAATAGGCAAGTGCATTGGGTCACTTCTGTTGAAAGGGAAGACACTGATTCTGTGGAGATTCGTCCTGTTTCCCATCAAGAGGTAGCCGTTGCTGGGAGTGTGGGTCAGGAGAGATTTCCAGATAGAAAGAAAAGGGTTGGTATCACCAGAGGGGTTGAGGAGGTGATTCTGGACAGAGTGAACATGGATAAAGCTGATTTTAAACAAGAGAGGGAATTGGGGAGAGATCGTGGATATAAGGAACCAGAAGCAGCCAGAGTCAACTCTTGTCAGCCTAGTGATAGAAAACACCCAGACATACCTATTTCAGATAGAACAACTTCTGCAGCAAGTCAAGAAATGCCATGGAATGAGGTGAATATTACACAGATGGATGCCAAGATTGGTAGTAAGAAGCCAAAAATTGGTTCAAGTGGATTTGATAGCTGTAGCACTTCTAGAGGTACAAGCACTGTGGTTGAGGAGAAGAGATGCTTTGAAGCCTGTGAGGAGAAAGTTATTCCAGAGGACTTGGGAAATACTGAAAGGTACTTCTTTCCTTTGGATTCACGGCATGTTCATCATTTTGGGCCAGTTGACCACTCGGTGCCGtggaaaaatttctcttcaGGGTATGAGGATAAGTCTCGCGAAGGGTTCCCAAGTCTCGAGCTAGCTCTAGGGGGAGAAACAAAACCACAAAATAAGGGAATGCTGCCCTTCTTTGTTGGGTCAGCAGACAAGAAAGACAACAACCAAGATGAGCCTTTAGAAGCAGCGGTAGTGGATGAGAAAGATGATGATGTGTCTGCGTcgctttccctttccctttcattCCCATTCCCAGACAAGGAACAACCTGGGAAACCTGTTTCAAAACCGGAGCAGCTTCTGCCTGAAAGACACCATGTGAATACATCACTGCTTCTCTTTGGGCGCTTGCCAGACAAATGA
- the LOC137733615 gene encoding ASI1-immunoprecipitated protein 2-like isoform X2, whose product MAPICKCGVVFGRCVQRGTDGGDDEVSSQSVKAFGKHSIGGKVHISGECGACKVCSAPCSSCLHLNRSFMGSKADEFSDETCRVNAASQYSINVGDASSSFKRKACDSLQHTTSETSNLLSVNSSHDSLSENAESKATMRSSDTSVEVHDDNISCISRANDANQAVSNHNRNVEWKNLSCSLASGKAHKSVMSDTVKAGDSGDSTEKGKLPEFFGHVDSSFKNKSDIIVGQKVVSYKSLVVPTKLCPKTEVESNGQDPKDDASKSLDHGKKDVKPSELVEVADMQPLQSASGDDSDESDIVEHDVKVCDICGDAGREDMLAMCSRCSDGAEHIYCMRKMLRRVPKGPWLCEECKFAEETDNQKQGSDVEVKRMEKVITSTQISNKRLAESVEMAPSVKRQALEMRVGSPKASSPKRMGALSRESSFKSLDKDRLRSAYPISQSTNDISETARSPSNGLRAKGTFSKSNSFNTLISKPKVKLVDEVVPQKQKGSKEHASLDMKERVVSRMMGRSMSFKSASSGRSNVSETKVKMLSSKFSHVPDLKGLKQAKEWSTVERKNLSKLDRPKANLITASPIFSTPKSDLASRGETSLLSSVSNREPKVALPDGKLSTSSKSNLTRKGVDAQVASGGGSSMNGMSSSASEQRSNQVSSKDESLSSYSGTVETSRFNLDGTLEDVLPQSGEMADQDDKARESSVRCRPAVVASPKFKERGNNTEFGGAGISQTSGTDACAPRSSREEMQRGNRLKDAIHAALLRKPEIYRKNRVVDQSDELSTSNMDLSYEVATQEQSPDGHAILGTSPSDSYNNTTVNNLKQLTGQPIDSGFPSKVADSFSVVHSQGKPTVKDFHNHALGAMSVLVKTTAIPEYEYIWQGSFEVQRGGNFLDLCGGVQAHLSTCASPKVLEVVNKFPHKIPLNEVPRPSVWPSQFHQSGAKEDNIALYFFAKDLDSYERHYKSLLDAMVKNDLALKGNFDGVELLIFPSNQLPEKSQRWNMLFFLWGVFRTMRVHCLDFTETCVPSSRNSFNKAPTDAMTLSESENICIPKHMDESSPSDRSCDVPCASKARLHMGPTVSKDRENKDTYPEEVRSGSKVNLVVQDCRLDSNTTNNTGLSEGVECITSCLQESCIQESRVGTEIKSFIPTTGSNSSNKGENRQVHWVTSVEREDTDSVEIRPVSHQEVAVAGSVGQERFPDRKKRVGITRGVEEVILDRVNMDKADFKQERELGRDRGYKEPEAARVNSCQPSDRKHPDIPISDRTTSAASQEMPWNEVNITQMDAKIGSKKPKIGSSGFDSCSTSRGTSTVVEEKRCFEACEEKVIPEDLGNTERYFFPLDSRHVHHFGPVDHSVPWKNFSSGYEDKSREGFPSLELALGGETKPQNKGMLPFFVGSADKKDNNQDEPLEAAVVDEKDDDVSASLSLSLSFPFPDKEQPGKPVSKPEQLLPERHHVNTSLLLFGRLPDK is encoded by the exons ATG GCACCAATCTGTAAATGTGGGGTGGTGTTTGGTAGATGTGTTCAGCGTGGCACTGATGGTGGTGATGACGAG GTGTCATCTCAATCTGTAAAAGCGTTTGGTAAGCATTCCATAGGTGGGAAAGTTCATATTAGTGGCGAGTGTGGTGCTTGTAAAGTGTGCTCTGCTCCCTGTTCATCTTGTCTGCATCTTAATAGATCATTTATGGGGTCAAAGGCTGATGAATTTTCTGATGAAACCTGTCGTGTTAATGCGGCTAGTCAATATTCTATCAATGTGGGagatgcttcatcttcttttaagAGAAAAGCATGTGACAGTTTACAACATACCACCAGTGAGACTAGTAACCTGCTTAGTGTTAATTCAAGTCATGATTCTTTGTCTGAAAATGCTGAAAGCAAAGCAACCATGAGGTCTTCTGATACATCTGTTGAAGTCCATGATGATAACATTTCATGTATAAGTAGAGCCAATGATGCAAATCAAGCAGTCAGTAACCATAACAGGAATGTAGAATGGAAGAATTTGTCTTGTAGTTTAGCTTCTGGAAAGGCACATAAGTCAGTCATGTCGGACACAGTAAAAGCTGGAGATTCTGGTGATAGCACAGAAAAG GGAAAACTGCCAGAATTTTTTGGACATGTGGATTCATCATTTAAGAATAAGTCGGATATTATTGTTGGCCAGAAAGTTGTTTCTTATAAAAGTTTAGTGGTCCCTACAAAATTATGTCCAAAGACAGAAGTAGAGAGTAATGGACAAGACCCAAAAGATGATGCTTCAAAGAGTTTGGATCACGGTAAGAAAGATGTTAAGCCTAGTGAGTTGGTTGAAGTAGCTGACATGCAGCCCTTGCAATCTGCATCTGGGGATGACAGTGATGAATCGGACATTGTGGAGCATGAT GTAAAAGTATGTGATATTTGTGGGGATGCAGGCCGCGAAGATATGCTTGCCATGTGTAGTAGGTGCAGCGATGGTGCAGAACACAT CTATTGTATGCGAAAAATGCTTCGGAGAGTTCCTAAAGGTCCATGGCTGTGTGAGGAATGCAAGTTTGCCGAGGAAACCGATAACCAGAAGCAAG GTTCAGATGTGGAGGTGAAAAGAATGGAGAAAGTGATTACAAGTACACAAATCTCTAACAAGAGACTTGCAGAAAGCGTAGAAATGGCTCCTTCTGTGAAAAGGCAGGCTCTTGAAATGCGTGTGGGATCACCAAAAGCATCTAGCCCTAAGAGAATGGGTGCTTTATCACGCGAATCTTCATTCAAAAGCTTAGATAAGGACAGGTTGAGGTCAGCTTATCCGATTTCTCAGTCTACTAATGATATATCAGAAACTGCACGTTCTCCTTCAAACGGTTTACGGGCCAAGG GTACATTTTCAAAGTCAAATTCGTTCAACACCTTAATCTCTAAACCAAAAGTCAAACTTGTAGATGAAGTTGTTCCTCAAAAGCAAAAGGGGTCTAAAGAACATGCTTCCCTTGATATGAAGGAGAGGGTGGTGTCCAGAATGATGGGCAGATCTATGTCTTTCAAATCTGCTAGCTCAGGGCGTTCAAATGTGTCTGAAACAAAAGTTAAAATGCTCTCGTCAAAATTTAGCCATGTTCCAGATCTTAAAggattgaaacaagcaaaaGAGTGGAGCacagttgaaagaaaaaatttgtCCAAACTAGACCGCCCCAAGGCTAATTTGATAACAGCTAGTCCTATTTTCTCAACTCCTAAGAGTGACCTTGCATCTCGTGGTGAGACTAGTTTGCTTTCATCTGTGAGCAATCGAGAGCCAAAGGTTGCACTGCCTGATGGAAAATTAAGTACTTCATCAAAATCTAATCTTACTCGTAAAGGTGTTGACGCTCAAGTTGCTTCAG GTGGAGGTTCATCTATGAATGGAATGTCTAGTTCTGCTTCTGAACAAAGGTCAAACCAGGTTAGCTCTAAGGATGAATCCTTATCCAGCTATTCTGGGACCGTTGAGACATCACGCTTTAATTTAGATGGAACATTAGAAGATGTGTTACCACAATCAGGGGAAATGGCAGATCAGGATGATAAGGCCAGGGAGAGCTCTGTTCGCTGTAGGCCTGCTGTTGTAGCTagtccaaaatttaaagagAGAGGTAATAACACGGAATTTGGCGGAGCTGGAATTTCACAAACTTCTGGTACTGATGCTTGTGCTCCTAGAAGTTCTAGGGAGGAGATGCAGAGAGGTAATAGGTTGAAAGATGCTATTCATGCAGCTTTGCTTCGAAAGCCTGAAATATACAGAAAGAACAGAGTGGTCGATCAATCTGACGAGTTGTCCACGTCGAACATGGACTTAAGTTATGAAGTAGCTACTCAAGAGCAGTCACCTGATGGTCATGCAATCCTTGGGACTTCTCCTTCTGACTCTTACAATAATACAACTGTCAATAATTTAAAGCAGCTTACAGGGCAGCCCATTGATTCTGGGTTCCCTTCCAAAGTGGCAGACTCTTTTTCTGTTGTTCATTCTCAGGGCAAGCCTACAGTGAAAGATTTTCATAATCATGCTTTAGGGGCAATGTCTGTTCTTGTGAAGACAACAGCCATTCCAGAATATGAATACATCTGGCA GGGGAGTTTTGAAGTGCAGAGAGGTGGaaattttctggatttatgTGGTGGAGTTCAAGCTCACTTGTCAACTTGTGCATCGCCAAAGGTCCTTGAAGTGGTAAACAAATTTCCGCACAAAATTCCTCTGAATGAAGTTCCTCGCCCGAGTGTATGGCCATCACAGTTTCATCAAAGTGGTGCTAAAGAAGATAATATTGCACTTTATTTCTTTGCCAAAGATCTTGATAG TTACGAAAGACACTACAAGAGCCTGTTGGATGCTATGGTCAAGAATGATCTCGCCCTCAAAGGGAATTTTGATGGTGTTGAACTTCTGATATTCCCATCCAATCAGCTTCCTGAGAAATCACAAC GTTGGAATATGCTATTTTTCCTTTGGGGTGTGTTCAGGACAATGAGGGTGCATTGTTTAGATTTTACCGAGACATGTGTTCCCAGCTCGAGAAACTCATTCAATAAAGCTCCTACTGATGCCATGACTTTGTCTGAGAGTGAGAACATATGTATACCTAAGCATATGGATGAATCTTCTCCTTCTGACAGATCTTGTGATGTTCCCTGTGCTTCCAAGGCGCGTCTGCATATGGGCCCCACAGTTAGTAAGGATCGTGAGAACAAAGATACTTATCCTGAAGAGGTGCGTTCAGGTTCAAAAGTGAACTTGGTGGTACAGGATTGTAGACTTGATTCCAACACAACAAACAATACTGGCTTGTCTGAGGGAGTTGAATGCATCACTTCTTGCCTG CAGGAAAGTTGTATTCAAGAGAGCAGAGTTGGCACAGAAATTAAATCTTTTATTCCAACAACTGGGTCAAATAGCTCTAACAAAGGTGAGAATAGGCAAGTGCATTGGGTCACTTCTGTTGAAAGGGAAGACACTGATTCTGTGGAGATTCGTCCTGTTTCCCATCAAGAGGTAGCCGTTGCTGGGAGTGTGGGTCAGGAGAGATTTCCAGATAGAAAGAAAAGGGTTGGTATCACCAGAGGGGTTGAGGAGGTGATTCTGGACAGAGTGAACATGGATAAAGCTGATTTTAAACAAGAGAGGGAATTGGGGAGAGATCGTGGATATAAGGAACCAGAAGCAGCCAGAGTCAACTCTTGTCAGCCTAGTGATAGAAAACACCCAGACATACCTATTTCAGATAGAACAACTTCTGCAGCAAGTCAAGAAATGCCATGGAATGAGGTGAATATTACACAGATGGATGCCAAGATTGGTAGTAAGAAGCCAAAAATTGGTTCAAGTGGATTTGATAGCTGTAGCACTTCTAGAGGTACAAGCACTGTGGTTGAGGAGAAGAGATGCTTTGAAGCCTGTGAGGAGAAAGTTATTCCAGAGGACTTGGGAAATACTGAAAGGTACTTCTTTCCTTTGGATTCACGGCATGTTCATCATTTTGGGCCAGTTGACCACTCGGTGCCGtggaaaaatttctcttcaGGGTATGAGGATAAGTCTCGCGAAGGGTTCCCAAGTCTCGAGCTAGCTCTAGGGGGAGAAACAAAACCACAAAATAAGGGAATGCTGCCCTTCTTTGTTGGGTCAGCAGACAAGAAAGACAACAACCAAGATGAGCCTTTAGAAGCAGCGGTAGTGGATGAGAAAGATGATGATGTGTCTGCGTcgctttccctttccctttcattCCCATTCCCAGACAAGGAACAACCTGGGAAACCTGTTTCAAAACCGGAGCAGCTTCTGCCTGAAAGACACCATGTGAATACATCACTGCTTCTCTTTGGGCGCTTGCCAGACAAATGA